Genomic segment of Tamandua tetradactyla isolate mTamTet1 chromosome 1, mTamTet1.pri, whole genome shotgun sequence:
TGCTTGGCATCTAAGGAACTCTTCCGTTCTCCACTTCCATCCTGTGGAAGACAAATGCCATGCCAACTGGAATAGGCCTTCCCAACCTGGGGTTTCTGCAGGCATCCTTCAGCTATCTTGGTACAATTCTGAGGGCCTGGGCAAGGGCTTTGAACCAGAAGTGCCTGAGCTCAGGCTAAACCTCTCCAGGGCAGCCTAATGGGGAATGCCCACAGAAACCTGAAATCTGATGCTGCACATCAAAAAGGCTTGgatgcagtggggacaacaaattcaataggatGAGACCTCtaacttggggttcacccttataaaatttattcctgcaaaggagacacTAAGCtgacttataattatgcctaagaatcatccccagagaacctcttttgttgctcagatgtggcctctttctctaaaccaattcaactatgtgagacatgactcccagaggtgtaaatctccctggtgatgtgggacagaattcctggtATGAGCTGGGATCCGGCATCAtgagattaagaaagccttcttgaccaaaacagggaaaagagaaatgtgacaaagtttcagtggctgagagattccaaacagactcaagaggttatcctggagattattcttatgcattacatagatacctCTTCTTGGTTTATGGTGTActgaagtggctggaggaaagtacctgaaattgttaacTGTATTCTAGGAGCCTTGATTGTTGTAGATGATcctataattatataatttttacaatgtgaccatgtgattgtgaaaaccttgtatctgatgttccttttatccaagatatggatagatgagtaaaaaaataaggataaaaaaataaacaaacaatggggggggataaagggtaaaaaattaggTAAATTGATGGGATCAAtgataccatcctgaccaaaagggagtaaagaagtgtaacaaataaggtatcagtggctgagagagttcaaatagagtcaacaggttactctggaagtcactcttatacaagcttcagttagacattgctacctatcataacttgccaaacctcaaccaggaccattccagccaatcctaaagaacacctagggcaatatattctacaaaggttctatgcactagggtaactttccagaatcctacaacatttagatgggtccctggatcaggtaagtcctgaaatgcagagaggccagcctctctagaacatcaacgagttccatccccctatcttgtattattgacagcctctcaaaacatgaaaaagtaaaattgggcatagcccaaatacctctaaagagtgggagaaagatcaaagttgatggggttatacagagaaggtagggtttaacaaatgagtatgattgctgaatcattatattgatacccatatcaaactctgaaatctcttctacaactaattattgcaatgtactttgacatttattgcttttttgtatatatgtcatttttcacaaaaaagagggaaaaaaagaaggaggagtataacagagaagataggatttaaccaatgagtatgattgctgcctcattatattgatatttcttttagtctccagtgtcttggagcagctagaagaacaaatgaaaatcgtggaactgtaacacacactaaactttaaaatctgttctataactacttgttaaaatgtacttggaaatttactgcttttttttgtacatatgttatatttcacaatttaaaaagtagatagaaatattagtggtcaatgagaggggaagtaaggggtatgggaagtatgagctttttaaatttttttatttctttttttggagtgatgcaaatgttctaaaaatgatcatggtgatgaatatacaactatgtgatgaaattgtaaGCCAGTGATCGTATACATatttggactgtgtgtgtgtgtgaagatttctcaataaaaatatttttttttaaaaaagaaacaacaataaattaaaaaaaaaaagcttggatGGCATTTGCTTCTTTGAAGTActtcttcattttacaaaagtATACCACACATCCACTTTGTGCTAGCTCTGGGCTGTGAGCTAAGGATGTACAGAGGAAGTTAGATGGGGTGCCTACAACTTTGCAAGTTCTCACTTAAAGGAAGAACTGGGGAGAGCTTGGAAATGCTCAGCCACTAAAAACAATCCCTCCCTGACAGGCTGCATGGTTGTGTCTATTGATGGGCATACCTCAGCTAAAAGTGTGCTGGTTTGCGGGGTCTTCCCCAAACCTACTCAAAAAAGGGATTCTGACCTCAGGAAATACCAGATCTTAGTTTTCTAAACTCAGTATTACAAGGTCTAAGAAATATTCAAAGTTGTTATCAAGCTCCTAGGCACATCAGGGGCTGGCAGGCATCACACAACACCTCCAATGCCGGGACTCCAACCAGAAGTCCATTGAGCCCTCCTCTTAGGGGAGCTTGAGGCACTGGTCTGGGGACAGTCAGGTTATAGGTCAGTGAAGGCTTCGAGTTCCTCAGAATTCAGGGCTGCTAGCCTTGACTCCACCCACCCACTGATGCTGGGTCTCCTTGCTGGGTCAGAGACTGAGCTGTGCTGACTGGACAAAACTCAGTCAGGAAGGATTCTCTAGATGGGCAAAAGTGGCTCTTTCCCCAACAAGGGTGGCCTGGGATACACACTGCAGAGGGCTGAGCCTCAGGTTGGCTGGGGATGGGCTGCAGTTGATGAAAATAGGCAAACCTGCTGTGTGGGTGGTGGTGCCATGGCTTCACTTGTCTGCAGGACCCCTGCCCGGGATGCACGCATGAAATCCCGCTTCAGCTTCCTCCGCTCCCGCTCTACCTACCCAGACGCAAAGTGACAAATTAGGGCTCAGCTTGGTTCTGTGGCTGGAATAGGGCTGCTTTTCTCAAAAGAGAAGACCAGTACATTGTGAGTGTGAAGGGACAGTCACCATGGGAAGCTAAACTCCTGAGCTGAGGGGAGCACATACTAGGGCAGTCCCGAATGCAGAGGAGAGCTTCTGGGGCAGAGGTTCTGAAGGGTAGGGTCAGCCTCAGGCCTCTAGAGCAAGGTCCAGCAAACTTtctgtagaaaatattttaggctttgtgggccatatatATCTGTTGCAACTATTCAACTCTACTATTGTAATATGGAAACAGCCAGAAATAACACACAATTACTGTGCTCCAATATAACTCCATTTTCAGAAACAGGCAGTATGCTGGATTTAGCCTCTGGGCCAAAGGTTGCTGACCCCTGCTCTGTAAAGGATGGCATGAGAAAGGGAGATGCATGTCCACTGGACCCCACAGGAGGGAGTTGTGGACAGTAAAAGTTGCTTACCTGCTCCAAGGTGGTCCGCAGCTGGACATTGTGGCGCTGCAGCCTGCTCCGGTCAACCTCTAGCTGTGCCACCACTTGTTGTAGGTACTCAAGTCTTTGTCTCCAAGGGTGCATCTCCATCCCAGGACTAGGCTCAGCCTCCATTACTGAGACCTGTGGGAGACCTGTGACTCTCACAGCCCCTCAGACAGGTGAGGGACAGAGGACCAGGGGACCAATCTGGCAGGCCTTGACATTAGGGACCCAACTCccaaagaaaaaggacaaactcCTGGATAGGGACTCCATCTGCTCCCACCAGGACCACTAGCTTACCTCTCCTGGCTGTCCACTCTGTTCTTCTCTGGGTCCCTGTTCTACTGTGCTGCTCAGGCCTGGGCTGTGCAGCTGTTCCTTCTCCAGAGCCTGCCTGGTGAGCTTTAACTCATCCTGGGGTATAAAGGTATGGAACGAAATCAGTCCATGCCAACATCATACCCAGACCCACCTCACCGTCCATCTTCATAAAAAGCTGTTCAATTTTCTCATCAGATTGTAATATTTATTTCTCCTGGAGCCTCTAAGCTATTCTAGTTCAGagccttcattttatagatgaatgaAATGAAGGATCTCCCAAGGAAACAGTGAGCTAGCCAAGTGAACTAGCACTGGAACCCCTGTCTCAGATAAGCTTGAAAGCTAAATGATCATTTGGAGCACTGAGGTATTGTGGAAAAAGCACAGCCTCTGAAGTCACACAGTACTGGGTATTATGTCACCACTTATTGGCTATGTGACCTTGGTCAGGATATGAGCTTTTTACAAACCctgatttcctcatttgtaaaatgaccACATGCTCCATGAAGCATGGGTCAAGTCTTTGGGGTGAAGTCTCTTAAGATAAACAGGGAAACCTAACGCTAGATATTTTCTAGGCATCCTGTGTTTTGTAAATCATAAcaatcaagaagaaagaaagacaaaagaaaataagtgtACATGTGTGGGTGAAGGTTGTTTGAGAGAGAGGAAGAACGTACTGGCAAAAAGGctggactctggagtcagactgcttAGTTCTAATTCTATTCTGCCAATCACTAGCAGTATGACCTTGGGAAACTTAGTCCCTCTGATCATCcattcctcaactgtaaaataaggataataataattcTGACTTTTCAAGGTTGTTGTGGAAGAAAATGAGAGTACACAATACTTGGCATGTAAAACACTTTTTGGAATTAGTACTACTATGATAAGGGGCTGCATTTGAAAGATATCCTTGAGTGTTTGTGGCTGGGGATAGGGTGAGAGATGGGGATAGCATGAGTACGGTGATCCTGAGTTACATTATTAAGTGACTATCTGCTGCTCCCAAGAGGGATAAGAAGTGCCCTCCAGCTCCAGCTACACACCTTCCTTTCTCTGTGCTCTGAAAAGAACAGGTCTGGAAATAGGAAAGCTGTTTCCTTCACTTACTGACTGTTTCCTCATGCCAGTTACTATGCTAAGCATGTTATATGTATTATCTTATTTCGTACTCAAAATGACTGCATGAGACTGGTACTATCATAcctctattttatagatgtgaaAACCAAGGGTCAGAGAAGTGAAGGTACCTACCCCGAAGCACACAGCTAACAATTTACAAAACTGTAATTTCAACTTCAACATTCATAAATGTAACTATTGCCCTTTACCAAGAGCAGAGTTCTATGAGTTCTCAGATTTCCTGAGGGGTTGTATGTCTTGAGATGAGGAAAGGGGCTctctggggctcagcctatatcaAAGGACCAGGATGTAGAGTCAATTCCCCTGGAAAAATGGGTTGGGTTCCTCTTGGCAAAAGAGGCAATGTCTATCTATGTCCAACTGTCAACCAAGATGTCTGATCACCTGCTCTGCATAGGCCGTGTGCTTAGGGCTGGGGGGACCTTGAGGCTATATGGTATACCCCTAGGTCCCAACCTAGAGCCCAATTCTTTTCTCACTTGACATTCTACCTAGAAGAGTCCTCTTGTTCCTAAGTGCCGACCCCAGGCTCACCCTTCAGTTTCAGACCAGTTTATACATCTACTTCCGGGACATCTCTCCTTGCCCTTGCATGGCATGTCCCACAGCTCACTCCATTTCCAGACTGAACTCATCATGACAATCTTCTTCCCTCAAATTGCTGTTTCTCCTCTCAGAGAAGTGCTATCATTGACCTATCTGCCCCAGTCAGAAACCTGGGTGTTGCCCTTTACATCTTTCTGTACTTTCTTTACCCTCTGCACTTCGTAGCCAATCAATTACCAGAAGTCCTGCGAACCTCTTAAATCCATTCACATGTCTCCATGCACACTCTCAACTATCTGAGATCACCACCTGGTCTTATACTATAGCCTCCTAGGTGGTCTCCCCAAATAGACAGTTGGTCCACACAGCTGCCTAAGTGCTATTTCCTAACTGTTTATCTGATAATgctactccccacccccaaaacccTTCATCCGCTACCCACTGGTCACCCAGGTCCTTAGCATGATTTACAAGCCCTGAATGATGGGGCCCctgctgttctttcttctcttgccAACTCTCCACTCTCTCCCTGTCCCAGGCAGCCTGAACTGAACACCAACCTAGATGTTTCATTCTCTCCTTGTTTTTCCTCTTGCCCAGAAAGTGCTTCCCTGACCTGTTCTTGGCTAATTCCTTACTggtcccttcagctctaattttTAATGCCACTTTCTAGGAGGCTTCTTGAGATCCACCCCCAAGAAAGTTTAGTTGTCACTCCAGTATACTCAGAACACACTGAACTTCCCCTATTAGACACTCTTCACACTGCATTGTAACTGCTTATCTACCAGACTCTAAGCTCTATGAGGGCAAGAAATGTGTCTATCATTCTCTCTGTATTCCCTTGGACTAGCACAGTATCTGAAATCCATCCATGTTGAAGTGCTCCTGATCTCAGCTTTCACACCCTCTGTAAGGTACCAGAAGCTCAGTCCCTGAGCTCAGCCAAGCAGGGCTCTGTCCCCTGGCGTGACTTACCTGTAGTCTCTGTTGCTCTGAATTGCGCTCTAGGACAGAGGCTTGTAGGAACAGGACTGCCTCCTGCAGACTGCTGACACTGGCCTTGCTCTGGGCCATGGACAGTGCCAAGCCCTGGGCCTTCTCCCTCCACTCGATCTCCCTGGCTTCTGTCTGCCTAAGGGCTGCCTGTAGTCGCTCCAGCTCCTCCTGCAGCCTAGGCTCTACAGAATCAAGGTTTGGAGATGGCTCCTGCCCTGGGGAGGCTTTGTGGTTGTGGGGTGAGTCCTCTAAATTCCTCCTTTGCTGGGCCTGCCTCAGCTCCAAgatctcctcttccttttcagcTAGTATTAGCTGTAGCTCCCGTAGACTCTCATGAAGGGCCCTCATTTCTTCTCTCCCCTGCTCCAGGCTTTGCTTCCTTGGGGTTTCATGCTCTTGGCTCCTCTGGGCCAGAGCCTTCTCCAACAGctgcttcttttccttctgatttctcagCTCTTCATCCTTCTGGGCAAGTGCCTGCTGGAGCTGCTGCATGGCCTCCTGGTGTCGGAGATCCTGGTCCTGGATCTCACCTTCACGCATCCTCAAGGTCTCTTCCAGCTTTCGGGCTTGCGCTTGACAGCACTCCAGAGTGACCTTCAGGGTGGCAGTGTTGGCCTCCAGGCTGCGGCTTAACTCTGCCTGCCCAAGGAGATGCTGCTCTTTCTCCTGCAGGGAAACCTCAGCCTTCCTCAGGGCCTCCTGCAGAGCCTGAGCCTGCTCCCAGGCAGACTCCTCCTGATGCTGAGAGGACCGGCAATCTGCCCGCAGGGCCTCCAGCTCTTGGTCCTGTTCCTTGAGCATTGTCTCTGCCTGCAGCCAGCTGTCCTTCAGGGCCCTGACCTCCGCCTCATGCTCCTGTGCTCGCTCAGCACTCTGTTGCTGGAGAGCCAGCAGAGATTTCTCCTGCTCCTGAAACTCAGCCCTTAGGTCACCCAACACCTCCTCCAGGGCCTGCACTTGCCGTCTCTCCACTGTCAGCTCTTCTTGGAGCCTTTGCACTTGTTCCTTGTGGTCCTCGAGCTCTCCCTGGCACTCCTTCAGTGTCATATGGGCCTGCTCCAGCGCTCCTTGGAGTGTGCTGGCCTGTTCCTTCACACTGTCTTCCTGCCCCTGGGCCTGCCGCTGTTCTTGCTGCAGGGCCTCCACCTCTTGGTCCCTCTGAGCCAGGGTTCTCTGGGCCTCTTCTAGCTGACCCTGAAGTGATTGTGCTTTCAGCTCTCCTTGTTCCCTGGCTTCCTGCAGGTGCTGCTGCCAGACCACTACCTCCTGTTCTCGCTGTGTCAGGAGTAGGCTGGTCTCACCCACCTTCCTGTGTAGGTCTTGGAGCTGCTGTTCCAGCTGCTCCTTGTGCTCCTGAAATTCCTGGATCCGCTCCTGTTGGCATTCCACCTCCTTCTCTTTGTCACGCAGGATCAGCTTCATGTGCTCTAGGCTCCCAcgttgtgccttaatttggccttTCTCCTCCTCTGCCCGCTCCTGCATCAGCTGCCTCTGAGAGGCCAGCTCCTGGCCTCGCTCTCTTAGGGACAGCTTGATCTGTTCTAGGTCCTCCTCTAGGATCTTGGTCTGTAGTGTCCTTTGATCTTCTAGGACCTGAATCCTCTCCTTCTGCAGAATCAACTCCTGGTCCCCCTTCTCGAGATCCTGAGTCAGATGCTCCTTCTGCCTCTGCAGCTCCTCAATCTGTTCTCGCTGGGACTGCACCTCCTGGTCTCTCTCCTGGAGCTCCCTTGCCAGGAAGGCACTGTGGTTCTCTAGCTCATGGATCTGACTGCTTTGTGCCTGTAGTTCCTGGCTTCTTTCTTCAAGGTCCAGTGTAAGGTGGGTCAGAGCCACCCTCTGCATTTCCCTCTGGCCCTCCAACTCCTCAATCGTCTTTTGCTGGCACTGCATTTTGTGATGGTTTTCTTCCAGTTCCAGGGCCAGGCATTCCAGACTAACTAATTGCTTTTTCAGATCCTTAATCTGTCCTCTCTGGGACTCAATTACTTGGGCCTTCTTCTCAAGTTCTACAAGCTGATGCTCTAAAATATTCCTCTGAGTCTCCCGATCCTGCTCGAGCTCTTTGATCTGTTCCCTCTGCATGGTCAGCTTCTGCTCTCGCTCCTGGACGGCCATGGGCAGATGCTCTAACACAGACCTACACTTCTCCAACTCTTGAATCTGTTCTTGTTGCAGATCCACCTCTTGGTTCCGCTTTTTTAAGTCCAGAGACAGCACTTCCAAGGCAGCCTTCTGCATTTCCCGTTGCTTCTCCAGTTCCTGGATTTTCTCCTGCAAATTATCCATTTCCTCTTCTCTATCAGATAGGGTTTGGGCCAGGATAGCCAAGTTCTCCTGTAAAGCCTTCCCTTGGGCCACTTTCAGCTCGCACTGCTCTTGTAGAACCTGCACTCTCTCATGCTCACTCTCTACctcttcatttttcagttttaggGCGGAGCGAGCAGTTCTCAGGTCTTCTTCCAGGACCCCAGCAGCACTTGCCTGAGCCCTAGCTTCTACTATAGATGCTTGCAGATGTTCCACCTGGGTTTGTAGGTTTTCCTTGGCTGCCTGAAGTAATTCTTGCTCATTctggaaaaagagatgaaaactacCTTAGACTATACTTCCCTGGTACTATCACTCTAACACAAAGGTCggtccttccttcctttcatggCACCAACAGTGACAAGGACTTTGGGCAAAAAGTGTGCTTCATTTAAGCTAATACTGTCAAAGAACATCCTTATCACATTCCAGAGGAGAAAGCCAAGTACAAATGAGCCATTTGCCAACTCTGGAACTTCAGGGCAAGGGACAAAAATCTCAACCtcagttcagaaaaagcaatagaagGAGGATTCACTGGGGCCTTAATGGCCCTTCGGGACTTGGGGGACATACAGAGGAACTGTGATACTTGGCAGAGGAAGCTGGGTACTGTATGTGGATGGAATATAACTGTGGGAACTGGAGCCTTAGGCCCTGAGAGACTTCTCCTGAGGCAACTCCCTCCCCCAAACCAGTACCACTTTACCTGGGCTTCTATTCTCTGAAGCTCTGCTTGCTGTAGGCGACTCTGCAAGGATGCCACAGTTTCATGCAGTTCCATCAGTTCAGATTCTAGGGAATTCTGTTTTCCTTCCCACTTGGATTTCTCTTTGGGAAGAGGAGAGGCAGTGGTGCAGACCCATGGTTGGGGGTGGGAGAAAGAGGGATGTAAAGGCAGATGGAGGATGAGGAAATAGAATCAAACGGAAGAAggccaagaaagaaagaatgacatcCAGTTTCATACAGACATCACCCACCTGTCAGCTGGTCCTTTACGTTTAGACTCCCCACTATTTCTAGACTCATGTCTGTATCTGCTGCACAGCCCCAGCACTAGCTCACACTTAACATTCTAACACTTCCTCACCTTGACCACATGTAGATCCTCAATCCTGGGTTCCAGACAGATTTGAGCTAGATGATACTGGACGTCCCTTCCAGCCCCCAATTCTGCGACTCTGCCAAGGTTCTTAGAACTCTGGGTTGTTCAGCTAGCTGCTATGCTGACCCCAATATCTGGAATATGCACCCGAACCCCACTCTATTTAGATGGCTCTCAGGAAGCCCTCTGTGATTTACTCATGGCCCAGACCGCCTCCCCAAATTGTCCTCTCTCCTGAAGTAAAGACTTAAAATCTCGACCCTCTCCTCTACTTTCCTTTCAAGGCAGTCACCACCCTTTCCAGTCTTTGATTGTGGCACAGATATGTTCTTTTCAGATTCTTCCTCCTCGCTGTCTCCCAAACAAGTCCAAAATCTTGCCATCAAAGGCTAATCATTTTGAGGACATGGTTGGAGATGATAAAAATGAGAAACatggaaaatgacaaaacataCAGAATGTTAACATGTTCTCATAGTCCTGGCcctgttttctggttttttttttacctccttcaGAGATAAAAAATGGATGAAAGTCTAGCCACTACTCTTAGTTCATCAAATTTGTTCCCACTAACCCCCTTTCTCTAGGATGGCCCTCCAAGGCCCCTAAAGCAGAAAAGTAGTTCAAGGAAGTCATCACCCAATTTGGAGACACATCTAGATATCTTCTCAGTTGTGGGTAAGCAATAAAAAGAGTGATTGCTAAGCCTGCTCCTGCCATTTCTGTGCTACctacttctcctttctcttttgtccAAATCGCCTCTGCTGCCCTGAGCATCTTACCTTCCTGGTTCTTAGAGAGCTGGCTCTGTAGCTCCTGCAACTCTGTACAAACATGGTTATTCTCAGCCTCAGTATCAGTTAGACGCTGTTCCAGCTTCTGGATCTGATCCCTTAGATCatccttggggaaaaaaaaagacatggataaTCTCAAGTTCTTCCTCTTCCACAAAGCTGTCCCAGTCTAGGGATCCACATCTCCCCTCAATCTCAGCCTTCTTGTGGTCTTCCATCACAGACGTATTCCCAGGTTGCTGGGGGTTATTTAACTCTGACCACACATGGATTTGGTTCCTGGAAGTGATAGGATCTGTATCCCTTTCTGTCTCCTCtctacctttaaaaaatgaactccTGCTTGAGGTTCTTAGCCCAAGGGTCACTCATTTCTTCCCTCCCTGAATTCCTAGTTCAAGGATTAGCCTAAACGTCACTTCTTCCTTCTGCAGTTCCCTCCCCAAGTCAGACTGAATTGGCCCTTTTCCTGATTTCAATAGTGCATCATTTGCATCTTATGTTAACTGTATTAATTCTGTCTTATTTTAGAATACAGTTTGGTTCATCAGCCATGTCACCATCCCTATTTGACGGCAGAGATCACATCTTTCCCCTTTTTGTATCCTCTActcaatttttattgattaatGGGTTCAGTATAAGGTGATATTTGAGACATTGCATTCAGTCTTGGGCTTGAATGTTGCTACAAATAGCAACCTCAAACCTCAGTATCATGTTGTATGTACAGGTTTTTATACTTTACAGGGATCGTTCATGTCCCTCATTCAGtaaatcctcaaaacaaccctgtGAGGCAGGCATCATCAGTGCTACTTTACAAATAAAACCAAGATCCAGAaaattcaaatactttttcatggTTGCCAGAAATTAAATGGTAGAGGTGGAACTTGATTTCAAGAATAAAACAAGTCAAATTGCTTCATGAGTCTTCTCATGCTTTTTAGGGGGAGGTGAAGAGGTCAAGGAAGGAGAGCAGAGAAACCTACCCGAGCCTGCCGAGTCTTCGACAGGTCTTGGCAAAGCTTGTGGAGGGCAGATGCCACCGCCTCAGTGGAGAGAGAAGTCAGGAGGGGCCCTTTTTTAATGAGGCTCCTTGCCTCACTCTgatctgaaagaaatgaggaaaaaccTAACCTATAAAAAGAAACAGCCATATCTCCCCAGACATGGCCTTGGCCTTGCCACTGATCCCTCCTCTCTTCAACAGTTCATTCATCATGTATTTTCTGCATACCTATGTGCCAGGCGCTATGTAGCTATCATTTGTTGGGTATTTAATAAGTGTCAAGAACTGTGTGAGCTATTTTACATCTGAAATCTCATTAACACCTCAGAAATATCCTGAGAGATAAGTACTTTGAACGTCGTCATTTTATGGTTGAAGAAAATCAAGCTCAGAGAGTACAGGTAACTTGCCTAAGACACACAATTAGCAAATGGCAGAGCTAGGGTTCAAACTCaggaaaaattaatttcaggGTCTGTGGCCTTAACCTTGATGCAATATTGCCTAAGGAACTGGATTCTCCTTCATTCTGCCCTAGGAGCTAGGCCTGGCTTTGGCCCCAATGACTGAGTACTTGGGCAGTTGCATCACCTGGCTCAGGGCTCCAGAGGGAGGGAGCAGAGTCTCCCCCACCACTCAGCTCAGGCCTGCTCTCACAGACAGACCCCAGGGCCTGCTGCAGGACAGAGTAGAGGCAGGAGAGCTGGGCCTGGGCATAGTGTGCAGGCTGCTGCTCTGCAGCCAATGCCTCAAGCTGGCTCTCCATGCTGCGCAGTTGCAACTGTAGTTGGGCTCCCTTGGCTTCCTGGGCCCATAAGGAAGCTCGCAGCTGCTGCTCCGTGACCCGGGATGCCTCCAGCTCCTCCAGCAGCTGTGCTTCCTGGGCCAGAAAGTCATCCTCCTTTGCCTTCAGCTCCTGCCTCAGTAACTCCACCTGTCAGGGATGAAGTGCAGTCACTCTGAGTAGGGAGGAAATACTGTCTCCTCAGACATTTCAAGGCCTGACCC
This window contains:
- the CEP250 gene encoding centrosome-associated protein CEP250 isoform X3; this translates as METGGPGLNTMQPQSLQLVLEEQVLALQQQMAENQAASWRKLKNSQEAQQRQATLVRKLQAKVLQYRSWCHELEKQLETTGGLIPQRWENMEEPNLEQLLIRLEEEQQRCESLAEVNTQLRLHMEKADVVNKALREDVEKLTVDWSRARDELMKKESLWRMEQEFFKGYLQGEHGRLLSLWRQVVTFRRHFLEMKSATDRDLTELKAEHVRLSGSLLTCCLRLTVGTQSRESDGSGRVERSEPAQLLLLLAKTQELEKEAHEKSQELIHLKSQGNLEKAELQDRVTELSALLTQSQKQNEDYEKMVKALRETMEILETNHAELMEHEASLSRNAQEEKLSLQQVIKDITQVLAMVEEGDNIAQGPGPENSLELDSGGFTSQLDSQGPDKALTLVRSVMTQRRQAVQDLRQQLSGCQEAMSFLQQQHDQWEEEGEALRQRLQKLTGERDTLVGQAVDLQGEVNSLSRERELLEKAREDLQQQLEVLEQEAWRLRRANMELQLQGDSAQGEKEEQQEELYLAVRERERLQETLVGLEAKQAESLSELITLRETLESSRLEGELLRQEQTEMTAALARAEQSIAELSGSENSLKTEVADLRAAAVKLSALNEALALDKVGLNQQLLQMDLEEAERSREALWEKKTHFEVQLQKAEETGTELQAHLRGVQEEKEEIQEKLSEVLHQQEAATVQLEQLHQEVKRQEEVLTRTVQEKEALVRERAALEVRLQAVERDRQGLSEQLLGLSSAKELLESSLFEVQQQNSLLEVTKGQLEVQIQTVTQAKEVIQGEVRCLKLELDSERSQAEQERDAASRQLAQAEQEGQNALQQQKVAHEEELSQLQEKWEKECFRHQQELDKALKSLEEKKMELETRLSEQLAENEAIRAQRDEERAQAQSTLCQMQLETEKERVSLLGTLLQTQKELADASQQLERLRQDMKIQKLKEQETAGMLQTQLQKAQQEQEEAAQQYQDSLIALQEEGSTLLQDKTDLQKQVENLKSRLVAQDDSQKLVEQEIQEKLRQNQEYSRIQKELEREKASLSLSLVEKEQKLFVLQEADSARQQELTSLRQDVQEAQGGQKELSAQVELLRQELKAKEDDFLAQEAQLLEELEASRVTEQQLRASLWAQEAKGAQLQLQLRSMESQLEALAAEQQPAHYAQAQLSCLYSVLQQALGSVCESRPELSGGGDSAPSLWSPEPDQSEARSLIKKGPLLTSLSTEAVASALHKLCQDLSKTRQARDDLRDQIQKLEQRLTDTEAENNHVCTELQELQSQLSKNQEEKSKWEGKQNSLESELMELHETVASLQSRLQQAELQRIEAQNEQELLQAAKENLQTQVEHLQASIVEARAQASAAGVLEEDLRTARSALKLKNEEVESEHERVQVLQEQCELKVAQGKALQENLAILAQTLSDREEEMDNLQEKIQELEKQREMQKAALEVLSLDLKKRNQEVDLQQEQIQELEKCRSVLEHLPMAVQEREQKLTMQREQIKELEQDRETQRNILEHQLVELEKKAQVIESQRGQIKDLKKQLVSLECLALELEENHHKMQCQQKTIEELEGQREMQRVALTHLTLDLEERSQELQAQSSQIHELENHSAFLARELQERDQEVQSQREQIEELQRQKEHLTQDLEKGDQELILQKERIQVLEDQRTLQTKILEEDLEQIKLSLRERGQELASQRQLMQERAEEEKGQIKAQRGSLEHMKLILRDKEKEVECQQERIQEFQEHKEQLEQQLQDLHRKVGETSLLLTQREQEVVVWQQHLQEAREQGELKAQSLQGQLEEAQRTLAQRDQEVEALQQEQRQAQGQEDSVKEQASTLQGALEQAHMTLKECQGELEDHKEQVQRLQEELTVERRQVQALEEVLGDLRAEFQEQEKSLLALQQQSAERAQEHEAEVRALKDSWLQAETMLKEQDQELEALRADCRSSQHQEESAWEQAQALQEALRKAEVSLQEKEQHLLGQAELSRSLEANTATLKVTLECCQAQARKLEETLRMREGEIQDQDLRHQEAMQQLQQALAQKDEELRNQKEKKQLLEKALAQRSQEHETPRKQSLEQGREEMRALHESLRELQLILAEKEEEILELRQAQQRRNLEDSPHNHKASPGQEPSPNLDSVEPRLQEELERLQAALRQTEAREIEWREKAQGLALSMAQSKASVSSLQEAVLFLQASVLERNSEQQRLQDELKLTRQALEKEQLHSPGLSSTVEQGPREEQSGQPGEVSVMEAEPSPGMEMHPWRQRLEYLQQVVAQLEVDRSRLQRHNVQLRTTLEQVERERRKLKRDFMRASRAGVLQTSEAMAPPPTQQDGSGERKSSLDAKHMVELQKEVSMLRAQLALEWKQKQDYIARSVQTSRELADLHHSLSHSLLAVAKAPEATVLEAETRKLDESLTQSLTSPGPVLLHPSLSLSAAHTTPR